One Streptomonospora salina genomic window, TCCACCTACCCCGCCTACCGTCTCGTGCAGGCCCAGTGGGCCGCCCACGCCCGCGACCTCAACCGGTACGTCACCGAACAGCCCAGCTACTCGATCCTGCAGCGCGGAATCGAGGCCGACGTGCTGCCCGCAGCCCAGGAGTACAAGCTCGGAGTGCTGGTGTGGAGCCCGCTGGCTTCGGGGTGGCTGTCGGGGGCGATCCGCGAGGACCGCGAGATCGCCACCAACCGCTCGACGTTCATGCCGCAGCGCTTCGACACCACCGTCCCCGCCAACCGGGCCCGGCTCGACGCCGTCGAGCAGCTGGCCACCGTCGCCGACGAGGCCGGCCTGACCATGATCCAGCTCGCGCTCGGATTCGCGACCGCCCACCCGGGCGTGACCAGCGCGCTCATCGGCCCCCGTACACCGGACCACCTGCACGCGCAGCTGGCCGCCGCCGACACCGTGCTGCCCGCCGACGTGCTCGACGCCATCGACGCGATCGTCGCTCCCGGCACCGACCTGGCGGCACACGAGAAGAACGACACCCCGCCCGCACTGCTGGACCCGTCGCTGCGGCGCCGCTGACCGCCCGAGCGCGTACCTCTCAACCCCGTCCCGCGGTCTCCGGGCCGGCTTCCCGAGCACGCCCCGCCCCGACCCCGGAAGCACCCCGGTCGGCGCGGTACCGACGCCGAAAGGACCGCGGTTCCATGCCGCACGCAGCACGGCCGAACTTCGGGATCATGACCGCGCCCTCCCAGGTCGACTACCCCGACGTCCTGCGGGTCTGGCGCGAGGCGGACGCGATCCCGGAGATCGGGCACGCGTGGTTGTTCGACCACCTCATGCCGATCGGCGGCGACCCGGACGGTCCGGTTTACGAAGGCTGGACGCTGCTCTCCGCCCTCGCCGCCCGGACCCGGCGGCTGCGGGTCGGCGTACTCGTGACGAGCAACCGGTTGCGACCGCCCGCGATGCTGGCCAAGATCGCCACGACCGTCGACGCCGTCTCCGGCGGACGGCTGGAGTTCGGCATCGGCGCCGGCTCCCGCCCCGGCCATCCCCGGGCACGGCGCGAATACGACGCACACG contains:
- a CDS encoding aldo/keto reductase; amino-acid sequence: MQYRTLGRTGVQVSSLALGTMNFGAIGSTTQEEVTAIVDAALEGGINLVDTADVYSRGESEELVGTAIAGRRDDIVLATKAGLPMGEDRNRRGASRRWLTTALDGSLRRLGVDHVDLYQIHRWDPDTSDEETLSALTDLQRAGKIRHFGSSTYPAYRLVQAQWAAHARDLNRYVTEQPSYSILQRGIEADVLPAAQEYKLGVLVWSPLASGWLSGAIREDREIATNRSTFMPQRFDTTVPANRARLDAVEQLATVADEAGLTMIQLALGFATAHPGVTSALIGPRTPDHLHAQLAAADTVLPADVLDAIDAIVAPGTDLAAHEKNDTPPALLDPSLRRR